A genome region from Fodinibius salicampi includes the following:
- a CDS encoding PhoH family protein: MSGPEKDSDELVEIFSELESMAQKNGNLTAQDVDTVLALKQSGGDAKKPNPLRDTNISGDFILHTHTGDAITAKTPGQKRIVKASATNDIVFTIGPAGTGKTYTSVALAVKALKERKVKKIILARPAVEAGETLGFLPGDLREKIDPYLRPLYDALEDMIEYDRLELHLTKNTIEIAPLAYMRGRTLNNAFVILDEAQNATNMQMKMFLTRIGFNSRAIITGDITQTDLPRKQQSGLISIQNILQDIEGISFVYLDEEDVVRHRLVREIIEAYDRHESKNQK, translated from the coding sequence ATGTCTGGTCCGGAAAAGGACAGTGATGAACTTGTTGAAATATTTTCAGAGCTGGAATCCATGGCCCAGAAGAATGGGAATCTCACCGCACAGGACGTAGATACTGTACTGGCACTCAAACAAAGTGGCGGAGACGCTAAAAAGCCAAACCCCCTGCGCGATACCAATATATCGGGCGATTTCATCCTTCATACCCATACCGGAGATGCCATAACGGCAAAGACCCCAGGACAAAAACGGATTGTCAAAGCTTCTGCTACCAATGACATTGTGTTTACCATCGGTCCCGCCGGAACGGGTAAAACCTATACATCGGTAGCACTGGCGGTTAAAGCATTAAAAGAGCGCAAGGTTAAAAAAATTATTTTAGCACGTCCCGCAGTGGAGGCTGGTGAAACACTTGGATTCCTGCCAGGTGATCTTCGGGAAAAAATTGATCCCTATCTGCGTCCCCTTTATGATGCACTGGAGGATATGATTGAATACGATCGTCTGGAACTTCATCTTACTAAAAACACTATTGAAATCGCACCTCTGGCCTATATGCGGGGCCGTACACTCAATAATGCTTTTGTAATACTCGATGAGGCCCAAAATGCCACGAACATGCAAATGAAAATGTTCTTAACGCGTATCGGCTTTAACAGTCGAGCAATCATTACCGGGGATATTACGCAAACCGACCTGCCCCGGAAACAACAATCAGGACTTATTTCTATCCAAAATATCCTACAAGATATTGAAGGAATCTCGTTTGTGTACTTGGATGAAGAGGATGTCGTACGACATCGCCTGGTACGCGAAATAATAGAAGCCTACGACCGGCATGAGAGTAAAAACCAGAAATAA
- the rpe gene encoding ribulose-phosphate 3-epimerase: protein MEHKPPILAPSILAADYTQLGAEIEQCNDAGIQWIHCDIMDGHFVPNISYGPTVVQAARNSTEAFLDVHLMIENPDQYIQAFVDAGADQITVHQEACKHLHRTIQAIHSHGLSAGVAVNPATSLTAIEPILGDVELVLVMSVNPGFGGQSFIPNTHERLQKVRQMRQKSGYNFLIEVDGGVKPNNIRDIAHSGADILVAGSAVFKAPDIPQRIEQLQKEAQIGKGTIV from the coding sequence ATGGAACATAAGCCTCCCATCTTAGCCCCTTCCATTCTGGCAGCTGATTATACTCAATTAGGTGCAGAAATTGAACAGTGCAATGATGCGGGAATTCAGTGGATCCACTGCGATATTATGGACGGACACTTCGTGCCAAACATTAGCTACGGTCCAACGGTTGTTCAGGCAGCCAGAAATAGCACGGAAGCTTTTTTAGACGTACATCTCATGATTGAAAATCCTGATCAGTATATTCAGGCGTTTGTAGATGCAGGGGCTGACCAAATCACTGTTCACCAAGAAGCCTGCAAACATCTGCACAGAACCATACAGGCTATTCATAGTCACGGCTTATCAGCTGGAGTAGCAGTCAATCCGGCAACCTCTCTAACAGCCATTGAACCTATACTCGGTGATGTTGAGTTGGTGTTGGTCATGAGTGTAAATCCAGGATTTGGGGGACAATCTTTTATTCCCAATACGCATGAACGATTGCAAAAGGTTCGACAAATGCGACAGAAATCGGGATACAATTTTTTAATTGAAGTAGATGGAGGGGTTAAGCCAAATAATATCAGAGATATTGCTCATTCAGGTGCTGATATACTGGTAGCAGGCAGCGCGGTCTTTAAAGCTCCAGACATCCCCCAACGCATTGAGCAACTACAGAAAGAAGCACAAATAGGCAAAGGAACCATAGTATAA
- a CDS encoding PASTA domain-containing protein, which yields MNKQSIKKILTNRKLHMGLGAIVVAGILFLFLLDTVFMPAYTNYNEGITVPNVSQVSLIEAEKVLKDYGLRVEIAERRSNEAYPADYVIDQTPAAAKIVKPDRKIYLTVNSESNPTAQIPNVVDLSLRNARIQLQNSGLTVGSISYEPSRFEDVVLRQSISPETVVPKGTTIDLTVSDGLGGKTVTMPDITGLSLSEAQQKLQEKGLRVDEIEFEPTRNSAPNIVLDYSPKKNQLVEGETLKLIVSEHEDVVEESESGAIVDTSNIDN from the coding sequence ATGAATAAACAGTCAATCAAAAAAATTCTTACCAATAGAAAACTCCATATGGGACTTGGAGCTATCGTCGTTGCTGGTATCCTTTTTTTATTTCTTCTGGATACTGTATTTATGCCAGCCTACACAAACTACAATGAAGGAATCACCGTCCCAAATGTGTCTCAAGTTTCTCTGATTGAAGCAGAAAAAGTATTGAAGGATTATGGACTAAGGGTAGAAATAGCCGAACGAAGATCCAACGAAGCCTATCCCGCGGATTATGTAATTGATCAAACACCGGCTGCAGCTAAAATTGTCAAGCCCGATCGAAAAATCTACCTAACGGTTAACTCTGAATCTAACCCAACCGCTCAAATCCCTAATGTTGTTGATCTTTCTCTAAGAAATGCTCGGATACAACTCCAAAACAGTGGATTAACGGTAGGTTCCATCAGCTATGAACCTTCGCGATTTGAAGATGTGGTTTTACGACAATCAATATCACCTGAGACTGTTGTTCCAAAAGGAACTACCATCGATTTGACAGTGAGTGACGGACTTGGAGGAAAAACCGTAACTATGCCCGATATCACAGGACTATCTTTATCCGAAGCCCAACAAAAATTACAGGAAAAAGGCTTACGTGTTGATGAGATTGAATTTGAACCTACAAGAAATTCCGCTCCAAATATTGTGCTTGACTACTCTCCCAAAAAAAATCAGCTTGTTGAAGGAGAAACACTAAAGCTCATTGTATCTGAACATGAGGATGTAGTTGAAGAATCGGAGTCGGGGGCTATTGTAGACACTTCCAACATTGACAATTAA
- the porV gene encoding type IX secretion system outer membrane channel protein PorV, with protein sequence MKKTIFTTFALLLTLAGVSHAQVGITSVPFLQIEPDSRAAGMGNTGVAIADNASAVFWNPAGLAFQRGNQVSITHSEWLPQFNADLFYDYLVGKYEVEDIGTFGAHITYLNLGEQQRTSLQDPTGEGLGRFNSYEFAGGVSYGYQIDSNWSVGTGLRFIHSSLADVELEGGEKVEPGSSVGFDLAGMYRSDAFELLSGREASVNAGINISNIGPGVSYTSNAEKDPLPTMFRIGWAIETELDRKGINTLMISNDISKVMAREGEGSLSALFSSWGSYERNIGGGRTANLNTFQQLMFATGFEYWYDQLFAVRGGYYHEDPNNGDRQFMTLGAGLRYDFVGVDFSYIYTLGDENHPLANTTRFGLLFNF encoded by the coding sequence ATGAAAAAGACCATATTTACTACATTTGCTTTACTATTAACTTTAGCAGGTGTATCGCACGCCCAAGTAGGCATTACTTCTGTACCCTTTCTCCAGATTGAACCTGATTCACGGGCAGCCGGAATGGGTAACACGGGAGTTGCTATTGCTGATAATGCCTCTGCCGTTTTTTGGAATCCAGCCGGACTCGCTTTTCAACGTGGGAATCAAGTCAGTATAACACACAGTGAATGGCTCCCCCAATTTAATGCTGATCTGTTTTACGACTACCTTGTTGGAAAATATGAAGTTGAGGATATTGGTACTTTTGGAGCTCATATAACTTATCTGAATTTAGGAGAACAGCAACGAACCTCTTTGCAGGATCCCACAGGAGAAGGGTTGGGACGCTTCAATAGCTACGAGTTTGCCGGTGGAGTTTCTTACGGTTATCAAATTGATTCAAATTGGTCAGTGGGAACGGGACTCCGATTCATTCACAGTAGTTTAGCTGACGTAGAACTGGAAGGTGGCGAAAAGGTTGAACCCGGTTCCAGTGTGGGGTTTGATCTGGCCGGAATGTACCGGTCTGATGCTTTTGAACTTCTCAGTGGTCGTGAAGCTTCCGTAAATGCTGGGATTAACATTTCCAATATCGGTCCGGGAGTCAGTTATACCAGCAATGCTGAAAAAGATCCCCTCCCTACCATGTTTAGAATTGGCTGGGCTATTGAAACCGAACTGGATCGCAAGGGAATTAACACCCTGATGATTTCCAATGACATTTCCAAGGTTATGGCTCGCGAGGGTGAAGGTTCCTTAAGTGCCCTGTTTTCTTCTTGGGGAAGCTATGAACGCAATATTGGTGGCGGGAGAACAGCAAACCTGAATACTTTTCAGCAGCTGATGTTTGCTACCGGCTTTGAATATTGGTATGATCAGCTCTTTGCCGTACGAGGAGGATATTACCATGAAGATCCGAATAATGGGGACCGACAGTTCATGACTTTAGGAGCAGGGCTCCGTTATGATTTTGTTGGAGTGGACTTTAGTTATATCTATACATTGGGTGATGAAAATCATCCATTAGCTAATACAACCCGTTTTGGACTTTTATTCAACTTCTAA
- a CDS encoding acetyl-CoA C-acyltransferase has protein sequence MENVVIVEAKRTPIGSFGGNLSSFSAPELGATAIREVIKQSGIRPDDVQEVVFGNVLTAGIGQAPARQAALKAGLSELTPATTVNKVCASGMKAAMIAANQIQLGEADIIVAGGMESMSNVPYYLHEHRFGSKLGHTQTEDGILKDGLWDVYNDFHMGNAAEICAEECNINREQQDEFAISSYKRAIQAHEEGAFANEIIEMKVSDRKGNVEKITMDQELERVNFDKIPDLRPVFDKKGTVTAANASSINDGAAALLLMRESKAKELGLNPLARIISQASAAKKPEWFTTAPSDAMPKAIKRAKLNKSDIDLFEINEAFSVVSLANNKIMELNPEKVNIHGGAVSIGHPIGCSGARILVTLIYALKKTGGKLGCAGICNGGGGASAMVIEMTG, from the coding sequence ATGGAGAATGTAGTTATAGTAGAAGCCAAACGGACCCCAATAGGATCTTTCGGTGGCAACCTGTCCTCTTTCTCCGCACCGGAACTCGGAGCAACTGCCATTCGGGAAGTCATTAAGCAATCGGGGATTAGACCGGATGATGTACAAGAAGTAGTATTCGGTAATGTACTGACTGCCGGCATCGGACAGGCACCTGCCCGGCAAGCGGCACTTAAAGCCGGACTTTCTGAACTTACTCCTGCTACTACTGTAAATAAAGTCTGTGCCTCAGGCATGAAGGCAGCGATGATAGCGGCCAATCAGATTCAACTTGGTGAAGCAGACATAATCGTAGCCGGCGGTATGGAAAGCATGAGTAATGTGCCCTACTACCTGCATGAACACCGGTTTGGGTCTAAACTTGGTCATACACAGACAGAAGATGGTATTCTCAAAGATGGACTTTGGGACGTGTATAATGATTTCCATATGGGAAATGCCGCAGAGATATGTGCCGAAGAGTGTAATATAAATCGTGAGCAGCAGGATGAATTTGCCATCAGTTCCTATAAACGGGCCATTCAGGCTCATGAAGAAGGAGCTTTTGCAAATGAAATCATTGAAATGAAAGTCAGCGACCGTAAAGGCAATGTTGAAAAAATAACAATGGATCAGGAGCTGGAGCGTGTTAATTTTGATAAAATTCCTGACTTACGTCCTGTATTTGATAAAAAAGGCACGGTTACTGCTGCAAATGCCAGTAGCATCAATGACGGAGCCGCTGCCCTCCTGCTGATGAGGGAATCCAAAGCTAAAGAGCTGGGATTAAATCCATTAGCCCGGATTATTAGTCAGGCAAGTGCGGCAAAAAAGCCCGAATGGTTTACTACGGCTCCATCTGATGCAATGCCCAAAGCCATAAAACGTGCTAAGTTAAATAAAAGCGACATCGATCTATTTGAGATTAATGAAGCATTTTCCGTTGTTTCACTGGCAAATAATAAAATTATGGAACTTAATCCCGAGAAAGTGAATATACATGGAGGGGCTGTAAGTATTGGCCACCCTATCGGATGCTCCGGGGCTCGAATTTTAGTTACTTTAATTTATGCTTTAAAGAAAACAGGAGGTAAATTAGGCTGTGCAGGCATCTGCAATGGTGGCGGCGGAGCTTCTGCTATGGTTATTGAGATGACAGGCTAA